A region of Granulibacter bethesdensis DNA encodes the following proteins:
- a CDS encoding type II secretion system F family protein, which translates to MSESAHYSGSPTGGTAFRFTALSTTGEITQGILYAASVPDAETALHGRDLVPLEVAPLRLNTLMQRLRRPITGMKQAELTRITRELSIMLETGQDLDRALRFVGAHSARRESVRLIEAVRNRVRDGSPLADAMAEHPRAFSPLYTGMVRAGEAGGSLAATLDRLAAYLERQQTMNAALVSALIYPALLLVTATGAVLLLLTQVLPEFAPLFEQNMAAMPASTRFLLGLSRNLSVWLPTVLVLMLGVLAGMWWLLRRDGPRLAADRFSLRLPLVGAIWRELLAARLTRTLGSLLVNGVPLINALGIARETLGNRAAVDAVRLAAQNASEGGSFANALAEQNVFPARTIALLRLGEESARLGPLCLRAADIHEDTFRIRMQRAVSLVTPSITVAMGAMVAGIVSSVLMAMLSLNDLASQ; encoded by the coding sequence ATGAGTGAGTCCGCACATTATTCAGGAAGCCCTACAGGGGGCACAGCCTTCCGCTTCACCGCCCTGTCCACAACCGGGGAGATCACACAGGGAATCCTGTATGCCGCCAGCGTGCCTGATGCCGAAACAGCTCTCCATGGGCGAGACCTTGTACCGCTTGAAGTTGCGCCACTGAGGCTGAACACGCTGATGCAACGCCTGCGTCGTCCGATTACCGGAATGAAGCAGGCGGAATTGACCCGCATCACCCGTGAACTCTCCATCATGCTGGAAACAGGACAGGATCTGGACCGTGCGCTTCGCTTCGTTGGAGCACACAGCGCGCGGCGGGAGTCCGTCCGCCTGATCGAGGCCGTCCGGAACCGGGTGCGGGATGGCAGCCCACTGGCTGATGCCATGGCTGAGCATCCGCGCGCGTTTTCCCCCCTTTATACCGGTATGGTCCGCGCCGGAGAGGCCGGGGGCAGTCTGGCCGCCACGCTGGACCGGCTGGCAGCCTATCTGGAACGACAACAGACCATGAATGCCGCACTGGTCTCTGCCCTGATCTACCCTGCACTGCTGCTGGTCACCGCAACCGGTGCCGTCCTGCTGCTGCTGACACAGGTACTGCCGGAATTCGCCCCTCTGTTTGAGCAGAACATGGCAGCGATGCCGGCCTCGACCCGCTTCCTGCTTGGGCTGAGCCGCAATCTGTCCGTCTGGCTGCCGACAGTACTGGTGCTCATGCTTGGCGTGCTGGCAGGGATGTGGTGGCTGCTGCGACGGGACGGGCCGCGTCTGGCTGCGGATCGGTTCAGCCTGCGCCTGCCGCTGGTCGGGGCTATCTGGCGGGAATTGCTGGCCGCAAGGCTGACACGCACGCTCGGCAGCCTGCTGGTCAATGGCGTGCCACTGATCAATGCGCTCGGGATCGCTCGTGAAACCCTTGGCAACCGCGCTGCCGTCGATGCTGTGCGACTGGCGGCGCAGAATGCCAGTGAGGGTGGCTCCTTCGCCAATGCTCTCGCTGAACAGAATGTGTTCCCGGCCCGCACCATTGCTCTGCTGCGACTGGGGGAAGAAAGCGCCCGGCTCGGCCCGCTCTGTCTGCGCGCTGCCGATATTCATGAAGATACGTTCCGCATCCGGATGCAGCGGGCCGTGTCGCTGGTCACACCCTCCATCACCGTTGCCATGGGGGCAATGGTCGCCGGAATTGTCAGCTCCGTGCTGATGGCGATGCTCAGCCTGAACGATCTGGCCTCGCAATGA
- a CDS encoding Tfp pilus assembly protein FimT/FimU: MKKQSSPLTHREAGFTLLEMLVVLAILGVGTGIALLYGARTPDGLKARDAARAIAIEFRLARSQAIWSGHTVRVTADLDYATLQRDNAMPVQLRGVTLHRPSRDNEAAQQGDDTQVTLLFLPHGGAKGDGLVVSAGHTSINVRTNPLTGAVNVVP, encoded by the coding sequence ATGAAAAAGCAGAGCTCCCCTTTAACCCATCGGGAGGCCGGATTTACCCTGCTGGAAATGCTGGTGGTGCTGGCCATTCTCGGCGTGGGAACGGGGATTGCCCTGCTATACGGCGCACGGACACCGGATGGGCTGAAAGCCCGGGATGCGGCACGCGCCATCGCCATCGAATTCCGTCTCGCCCGCAGTCAGGCGATCTGGTCAGGTCATACAGTAAGGGTCACCGCCGACCTGGACTATGCCACGCTGCAGCGGGACAACGCCATGCCCGTCCAGTTGCGGGGCGTCACACTTCATCGCCCCTCGCGGGACAATGAAGCAGCACAGCAGGGTGATGATACACAAGTCACATTGCTGTTTCTGCCTCATGGCGGGGCGAAGGGTGACGGCCTTGTCGTCAGTGCCGGGCATACCTCTATCAACGTACGGACCAATCCATTGACCGGCGCTGTCAATGTCGTCCCGTAA
- a CDS encoding prepilin-type N-terminal cleavage/methylation domain-containing protein: MSSRNVSTPGRDIRHESGFTLLETLIAFIILALALSEIFDGSLIGLRSARRAEEMRQALVVARNHLDETIHVAPAMLARAHTWNGDDRNAMHWRVMVRPLMQAPRLQMPLWLSEITVSVWSSSAGSTDGVPPLVTLVTRQMAGVR; this comes from the coding sequence ATGTCGTCCCGTAATGTCTCCACTCCTGGACGCGACATAAGGCATGAGAGCGGGTTCACCCTGCTGGAAACGCTGATTGCTTTCATCATTCTGGCTCTGGCGCTCAGTGAAATTTTCGATGGCAGCCTGATCGGCCTGCGCTCAGCCCGGCGGGCGGAGGAAATGAGGCAGGCTCTGGTCGTGGCGCGCAATCATCTGGATGAGACGATCCATGTCGCGCCAGCAATGCTGGCCCGTGCCCATACATGGAACGGTGATGACCGTAACGCCATGCACTGGCGTGTCATGGTGAGACCGCTGATGCAGGCACCGAGATTGCAAATGCCACTGTGGCTGTCGGAAATCACCGTCTCGGTCTGGTCCTCCTCAGCCGGCAGCACAGATGGGGTGCCGCCCCTCGTTACATTGGTGACCCGGCAAATGGCTGGGGTGCGATGA
- a CDS encoding prepilin-type N-terminal cleavage/methylation domain-containing protein, translating to MMQSGDRRPEDAGFTLLEVLVALVVLGFLIVGLTEGTRFGFLAQQHQDTMQAGGPALEGADRALRSLLRTMRPGLPTDDRNPLPWPHGDNRTLFFIALMPGSEDDPSSPDSTLADMVLLVRDNALTLRWARHINGPPRHALHWQEATLLAPVQTLAIAYQDDQGNWSGRWDGPAIPSLIRLSLRRPLPQKEQVLIIAPRIDTERP from the coding sequence ATGATGCAATCAGGCGATCGAAGGCCAGAGGACGCGGGATTTACACTGCTGGAAGTTCTGGTGGCACTCGTGGTGCTGGGCTTTCTGATCGTGGGGCTGACCGAAGGCACCCGTTTCGGTTTTCTGGCACAGCAGCATCAGGATACGATGCAGGCAGGTGGCCCCGCGCTGGAAGGCGCGGATCGTGCCCTGCGCAGCCTGCTGCGTACGATGCGTCCCGGACTGCCGACCGATGACAGAAATCCCCTTCCCTGGCCGCACGGGGACAATCGAACATTATTCTTCATCGCCCTGATGCCGGGCAGCGAGGATGATCCGTCCAGCCCTGACTCCACTCTTGCCGACATGGTTCTGCTGGTGCGGGATAACGCGCTGACCCTGCGCTGGGCACGCCATATCAACGGCCCCCCACGGCATGCGTTACACTGGCAGGAGGCCACGCTGCTGGCACCGGTCCAGACACTGGCCATTGCCTATCAGGATGATCAGGGCAACTGGTCCGGCCGCTGGGACGGTCCTGCCATTCCATCCCTGATCCGCCTGAGCCTGCGCCGCCCCCTGCCCCAGAAGGAACAGGTTCTGATCATCGCGCCGCGTATTGATACGGAACGCCCATGA
- a CDS encoding PilN domain-containing protein has protein sequence MTISFAPGASHITRLLAPVRTALKPLSDKIGAFFTWWGTQLAACLPTGVRARLLALAGQQENLLRLSIVEEEDDPLLSPRVTLSLIRGTRVQNLGTYRTTLAADLSALRSMLDQWQRRATPVLHSVGISPLMRTVTLSMTAEEWLDRVLAHEMDRLTPFTSDTVLWTYDILSRDQTQQKLTIRLHLLPSSWLPPHLSWLSGLGFFPRQVEAETILFPLRNAGIPERNRGRYALAARWAWAGCGALLILTVATPFIHQSMTLGRLDETIARVKPEAQKASALRRLNTAEQAKQAALAAGGGRSGDILGMLKVLTDALPDDSFISDLTLSRRAVTISGQSGAAARLMESFSNNPSINNAAFTAPVMRSPDEKTDLFAIRLDIRPEARP, from the coding sequence ATGACGATTTCATTTGCTCCGGGAGCATCCCACATCACGCGCCTGCTGGCGCCCGTCCGGACGGCTCTGAAGCCGTTATCCGACAAAATCGGCGCTTTTTTCACATGGTGGGGCACACAGCTTGCCGCCTGCCTGCCGACCGGGGTCCGGGCACGTCTGCTGGCGCTGGCCGGCCAACAGGAAAATTTGCTCCGTCTTTCCATTGTAGAAGAGGAGGATGATCCCCTCCTTTCTCCCCGTGTCACCCTGTCCCTCATCAGGGGGACACGGGTGCAGAATCTGGGCACTTATCGTACGACATTGGCCGCCGATCTTTCCGCCCTGCGCAGTATGCTCGACCAGTGGCAACGGCGGGCCACTCCAGTTCTGCACAGTGTCGGGATATCTCCCCTGATGCGCACAGTAACCCTGTCGATGACAGCCGAAGAATGGCTCGACCGCGTACTGGCTCATGAAATGGACCGCCTGACGCCCTTTACATCCGATACTGTGTTGTGGACCTACGACATTCTGTCACGCGATCAGACACAACAGAAACTGACAATCCGTCTGCATCTGCTCCCCTCCTCCTGGCTGCCACCGCATCTGTCGTGGCTGAGTGGCCTTGGCTTCTTCCCCCGTCAGGTGGAGGCGGAAACAATCCTGTTTCCGCTCCGGAATGCCGGCATTCCGGAGCGGAACAGGGGGCGTTATGCACTTGCGGCACGATGGGCATGGGCAGGATGTGGCGCCCTGCTGATCCTCACGGTGGCAACCCCTTTCATCCATCAATCGATGACACTGGGGCGGCTGGATGAGACCATCGCCCGCGTCAAGCCGGAGGCACAGAAAGCCTCTGCCCTGCGCCGTCTTAATACCGCGGAACAGGCAAAGCAGGCCGCTCTGGCCGCAGGAGGCGGGCGCAGCGGAGATATACTGGGCATGCTGAAAGTTCTGACCGATGCCCTGCCGGATGACAGTTTCATCAGCGATCTGACCCTGTCCCGCCGCGCCGTCACCATCAGCGGCCAGTCAGGAGCAGCCGCCCGATTGATGGAATCCTTCAGCAACAATCCTTCCATCAACAACGCGGCCTTTACCGCTCCGGTGATGCGTAGTCCGGATGAGAAAACCGACCTGTTCGCCATCCGACTGGATATACGACCGGAGGCCAGACCATGA
- the gspM gene encoding type II secretion system protein GspM, with the protein MIRRLLSQTGTNDSLQLPTGRTGQLCALGLALLAVGGTWLGIIAPLLGWYAARQYKIEDRTTLLAHMQGAVASLPALQQTRTLMQRGDAANTIFLQSPNDAANAAQIQETLRALSQQTGVSLLSVETLPSDTLGAYRKISLRLSVRGSWPAIIALIAGLGEASPQIIADEIQMHASVAGAIKPADVGYSPPIDMTMTVSALAVVPSSHQAPP; encoded by the coding sequence ATGATCAGACGTTTGCTGTCCCAGACCGGAACAAATGACAGCCTTCAACTTCCCACCGGCCGGACAGGGCAACTCTGCGCCCTCGGCCTTGCCCTGCTGGCTGTGGGCGGGACATGGTTGGGCATCATTGCGCCGCTGCTGGGCTGGTACGCAGCACGACAGTACAAGATCGAGGATCGTACCACGCTGCTGGCGCATATGCAGGGAGCTGTTGCATCCCTACCCGCCCTGCAACAAACCCGCACGCTCATGCAGCGGGGGGATGCAGCGAACACCATTTTTCTGCAAAGCCCCAACGATGCGGCCAATGCCGCCCAGATTCAGGAAACCCTGCGGGCGCTCAGCCAACAAACTGGTGTTTCCCTGCTCAGCGTGGAAACACTGCCCTCCGACACTCTCGGCGCGTACCGGAAAATCAGCCTCCGCCTCTCCGTACGGGGGAGTTGGCCCGCCATCATCGCCTTGATTGCGGGCCTTGGAGAGGCTTCCCCACAGATCATTGCCGATGAGATACAGATGCATGCTTCCGTTGCCGGTGCGATCAAGCCTGCAGACGTCGGATATTCACCCCCCATCGACATGACCATGACCGTGTCCGCACTGGCTGTTGTCCCCTCCTCCCATCAGGCCCCTCCATGA
- a CDS encoding phosphatidylinositol-specific phospholipase C domain-containing protein → MNNYHSTPTSITKRNLLKGIAGGTAASVAGLAIAEEADAWSFSSWFRSIFYPTYTVNAQITTFLDSALSSAFRTIGVNAGTQNYTNQNPGVFDIRNAQLSVTGLTAAFQTKSVNWFAQIAGNQIKRSNTEIAPFGDRLSSTDLGSMLASQRSITGGNFSLSYGFYNAAISDTILNAFDGGISAPACNDLTNAYQFYMYLTDRYNTWMGDLVSATPRLASQPFGVFVLPGAHDAGMNGLPRLGDLFANSRRLDALLNSLLNNVSAAGRQLLSLGGTAFLRALPQSTLSRVIRNLALTQKDDTATMLNLGVRYFDFRPGYIFPAGASEQALGLFHQHNMIPGGSYTTFLADVLNWLKANPSEIVVLHINSQGIYNDAMIPSQGTLDAAMSSALSQYGAGIKSGDKTAFGSSYASLISANKRLIVLYQSGSYRTVNRYDSYSDGAYTTTCPGSILGALNNMNAGGQSGADYTVLQLQGTATGTKSGAAAAILGDGDASSPLLATKPVFDAATLGWVRGIAGGRFQPRQPLVLLNDFADNAMTSTAITVTRQRSSAVA, encoded by the coding sequence ATGAACAATTATCATTCCACCCCCACATCCATAACAAAGCGTAATCTGCTCAAAGGCATCGCGGGGGGAACAGCAGCTTCTGTCGCCGGGCTGGCCATCGCTGAGGAAGCCGATGCATGGAGCTTTAGCAGCTGGTTCAGATCCATTTTTTATCCTACCTATACCGTCAACGCCCAGATCACGACTTTTCTGGATTCCGCCCTGTCTTCAGCATTCCGGACCATCGGCGTGAATGCAGGAACGCAAAATTATACCAATCAAAATCCCGGTGTATTCGATATCCGTAACGCTCAGCTCAGCGTAACGGGACTGACCGCAGCCTTCCAGACGAAATCGGTCAACTGGTTCGCACAGATTGCCGGCAACCAGATCAAGCGCAGCAATACAGAAATCGCTCCGTTCGGGGACCGCCTGAGCAGCACCGATCTGGGATCCATGCTGGCCTCCCAGCGGTCAATCACAGGCGGCAATTTCAGCCTCAGCTACGGTTTTTACAATGCGGCCATCAGCGACACGATTCTGAATGCATTCGACGGTGGCATTTCCGCCCCTGCCTGCAACGATCTGACGAATGCATATCAGTTCTACATGTATCTGACAGATCGTTATAATACGTGGATGGGGGATCTGGTAAGCGCCACACCACGCCTTGCTTCACAGCCTTTCGGTGTATTTGTGCTGCCCGGTGCTCATGATGCCGGCATGAATGGGTTGCCTCGTCTTGGTGATCTGTTTGCCAATAGCCGTCGTCTGGATGCTCTGCTGAATTCTCTGTTGAACAATGTTTCTGCAGCTGGTCGTCAATTGCTCAGTCTTGGAGGCACCGCTTTCCTGCGCGCCCTGCCCCAAAGCACCCTGTCACGTGTGATCCGCAACCTGGCCCTCACACAAAAAGATGACACGGCCACAATGCTGAATTTGGGGGTCCGCTATTTCGATTTCCGTCCCGGCTATATTTTTCCGGCAGGCGCGTCAGAACAAGCACTGGGCCTGTTCCATCAGCATAACATGATCCCGGGCGGTTCCTACACCACCTTCCTTGCAGATGTTCTGAACTGGCTGAAAGCCAATCCCTCTGAAATCGTAGTCCTGCACATCAATTCACAGGGTATCTATAACGATGCCATGATCCCTTCACAGGGAACACTGGATGCCGCCATGTCTTCCGCATTGTCGCAATATGGGGCGGGAATCAAGAGCGGTGATAAAACTGCGTTCGGCTCTTCCTATGCTTCCCTGATCTCGGCCAACAAGCGCCTGATCGTATTGTATCAAAGCGGCTCCTACCGAACCGTCAATCGATATGATTCCTACAGCGATGGTGCTTATACGACCACCTGCCCTGGTTCTATTCTGGGTGCGCTCAATAATATGAATGCAGGCGGACAGTCCGGGGCGGACTATACCGTGCTTCAGCTTCAGGGTACCGCCACTGGCACGAAATCCGGCGCGGCCGCAGCTATTCTGGGGGATGGCGATGCATCTTCTCCGCTACTGGCGACAAAGCCGGTCTTTGATGCCGCTACGCTCGGCTGGGTCAGAGGCATAGCTGGCGGACGTTTCCAGCCTCGCCAGCCTTTAGTGCTGCTGAATGACTTCGCCGACAACGCAATGACATCCACCGCTATTACCGTCACCCGTCAGCGTAGTTCAGCCGTCGCCTGA
- the gspD gene encoding type II secretion system secretin GspD: MQAFCLCLPLLLASCGKDEPLQLESLAPLSHDAGIAARQVNTTLAPSLPPKGQVSYGRVPVQSDSASASHMAEAGGNNITLNFTDTDIRDVSAQILGGLLKVNYTIDPSVHGTATFHTSQPLSATALLPTLQVLLNQNGATVVQTEGLYRVLPIGAAAGITASAGQNGEAVLNGGATIVPLRYASAEQLAKTLQPYAQNGTKIAADAGRNAAVVSGDPQAREVMIGLIQAFDVDMLAGQSFALFPADAGGAKEYAQALQTAASSQQGGALAGVVRILPMDRINAVLAVARSARQIEDLRRIDTMVGQRRRQSTRSWHVYYLQNGRSNDVAYVLQQAFTPGRVTAQPTPRNTTRPAGQSQSSAAQGGIGGLNGGGTGGTSSLTSSGNGGLPQAGSNTGDASQSSNPLLGPLTGAGGGSAGSMDDAGTDPNALRIVPNMQNNAVLIFATESEYGPIETMLRKIDILPLQVRIDAIIAEVALNDTLRYGTQFFFREGGLNSAMQTAAATAATASTGGLLAAAIPGFSNGFLLTGSSSSQLAMTLLQSVTKVQVLSSPELMVLDNEPARLQVGALVPYLTAQSQATIGQSAIINAVSYQQTGVILNVTPRVNNSGLVTLDISQEVSDVDTSINTNGISSPAFQQRSVQSRVVVQDGQTIGLAGLIRDNNSRANGGVPFLKDVPVLGSVFGQQNNNRSRTELLILVTPHVIHDQRDARALTEDLRQNLRDAALVPQELNHLRPTGSADPNRHVRRSLGLER, from the coding sequence ATGCAGGCCTTTTGCCTGTGCCTGCCTTTGCTTCTTGCCAGTTGTGGCAAGGATGAACCACTTCAGCTTGAGTCTCTTGCGCCGCTTTCTCATGATGCGGGCATTGCTGCACGGCAGGTTAACACCACACTGGCCCCAAGCCTGCCACCGAAGGGACAGGTCAGCTATGGAAGGGTTCCTGTTCAGTCTGACTCGGCTTCAGCAAGTCATATGGCCGAGGCAGGCGGAAACAACATCACGCTCAACTTTACCGATACAGATATTCGTGATGTCAGTGCCCAGATTCTGGGTGGCCTGCTCAAGGTCAACTACACCATTGACCCATCTGTCCATGGCACGGCGACCTTTCATACATCGCAGCCACTGAGTGCTACCGCGCTATTGCCGACACTTCAGGTTCTGCTGAATCAGAACGGTGCCACCGTCGTACAGACAGAAGGACTGTATCGTGTTCTGCCGATTGGTGCCGCCGCTGGCATCACGGCCTCTGCCGGACAAAACGGAGAAGCGGTTCTGAATGGCGGTGCAACCATCGTTCCTCTCCGCTATGCCTCGGCCGAACAACTGGCCAAAACATTGCAGCCTTATGCGCAGAACGGCACAAAAATCGCAGCCGATGCCGGGCGGAATGCCGCGGTGGTTTCCGGCGACCCGCAGGCGCGGGAGGTCATGATCGGACTGATCCAGGCTTTCGATGTGGATATGCTGGCCGGGCAGTCCTTTGCCCTTTTCCCGGCCGATGCCGGAGGCGCCAAGGAATACGCACAGGCTCTTCAGACCGCAGCCTCCAGTCAGCAGGGAGGCGCACTGGCAGGAGTGGTGCGGATATTGCCGATGGACCGGATCAATGCCGTTCTGGCCGTCGCCCGCAGCGCAAGACAGATCGAGGATCTGCGACGGATCGACACGATGGTCGGACAAAGGCGGCGGCAGTCAACCCGAAGCTGGCACGTCTATTACCTTCAGAATGGCCGCAGCAACGATGTCGCCTATGTCCTTCAACAGGCCTTCACGCCGGGGCGCGTGACCGCCCAGCCAACACCACGCAACACCACACGTCCCGCGGGCCAGTCACAATCCTCCGCCGCACAGGGAGGGATAGGAGGACTCAATGGCGGCGGGACAGGCGGAACCTCCTCCCTCACCTCCAGCGGCAATGGCGGATTGCCGCAGGCTGGCAGCAATACAGGTGACGCCTCACAGAGCAGCAATCCCCTGCTTGGCCCCCTGACCGGTGCAGGCGGTGGCTCCGCCGGCAGTATGGATGATGCGGGCACCGATCCCAATGCGCTGCGTATCGTACCCAATATGCAGAATAACGCCGTCCTGATCTTCGCAACGGAAAGCGAGTATGGCCCGATTGAGACCATGCTCCGTAAAATCGACATTCTGCCACTTCAGGTGCGGATTGACGCTATTATTGCCGAAGTCGCGCTGAACGATACCCTGCGATACGGCACACAGTTCTTCTTCCGTGAAGGTGGCCTCAACAGCGCCATGCAAACCGCGGCAGCAACAGCCGCGACCGCCAGTACCGGCGGTCTCCTTGCCGCAGCGATACCGGGATTTTCCAATGGCTTCCTGCTGACCGGCAGCAGCAGCTCCCAACTGGCCATGACGCTGCTGCAATCCGTTACCAAAGTGCAGGTTCTCTCCTCGCCGGAGCTGATGGTGCTGGATAACGAGCCTGCAAGGCTTCAGGTGGGGGCGCTGGTGCCTTATCTGACAGCACAATCGCAGGCGACGATCGGGCAGTCAGCCATCATCAACGCGGTCAGCTATCAACAGACCGGCGTGATCCTGAACGTAACGCCACGCGTCAATAACAGCGGTCTGGTCACGCTCGATATTTCACAGGAAGTCAGCGATGTTGATACCAGTATCAACACCAACGGCATTTCTTCCCCGGCTTTCCAGCAACGCAGCGTGCAGTCTCGTGTCGTGGTGCAGGATGGACAAACTATCGGGCTGGCAGGGTTGATCCGCGACAATAACTCCCGCGCCAATGGCGGTGTGCCATTCCTGAAAGACGTGCCGGTACTCGGCAGTGTGTTCGGGCAGCAGAATAATAATCGTAGCCGTACCGAACTTCTGATTCTGGTCACGCCGCATGTCATTCATGACCAGCGGGATGCGCGCGCCCTGACCGAAGATCTGAGGCAAAATCTGCGTGATGCCGCGCTTGTGCCACAGGAGCTGAATCATCTGCGCCCTACCGGCTCCGCCGATCCCAACCGCCATGTAAGACGCTCTCTGGGGCTTGAACGCTGA
- a CDS encoding type II secretion system protein GspK: MIRSGRDRGFALLIVLWGIVPLTIISSRIVATGQSELRLSTALVAAEQADAEADGAVQDAIFRLAAGQWPIKAALYRWALPDAQAVIRVEPDKDKINPNTASLLALQYLMEATGIRSATAAIVARNTVLWRTPPALMTTEEQAELARLASSSPMEAVPGHYFTSLDSLLSVPGMSPALLDRLRPHLSLYQPDIPDTGASDPLVMHALLRATKEDGIRLPPASSPTDIRSSDHIAVTVAVLIVRKADGQEAAARVATVQLNPDKGIVTMLDWRRVPLSRAAERVVKGR, from the coding sequence TTGATCAGATCAGGCCGGGATCGCGGCTTTGCATTGCTGATTGTGTTGTGGGGCATTGTGCCGCTGACGATCATCAGCAGCCGTATTGTTGCCACCGGTCAAAGTGAATTGCGACTCTCTACGGCTCTGGTGGCCGCGGAGCAGGCCGATGCGGAAGCAGACGGGGCCGTGCAGGACGCCATCTTTCGTCTTGCCGCCGGTCAGTGGCCAATCAAGGCTGCCCTGTATCGCTGGGCACTGCCTGATGCTCAGGCGGTTATCCGGGTCGAGCCGGACAAGGATAAAATAAACCCCAACACGGCCTCCCTGCTGGCTCTGCAATATCTGATGGAGGCAACAGGAATACGGTCAGCCACGGCAGCGATCGTGGCCCGCAATACTGTGCTCTGGCGCACTCCCCCAGCCCTGATGACAACGGAGGAACAGGCGGAGCTGGCCCGTCTTGCTTCCTCCAGCCCGATGGAAGCCGTACCGGGCCACTATTTCACGTCACTGGACAGCCTGTTGTCAGTACCTGGAATGAGTCCTGCCCTGCTGGACCGATTGCGACCTCATCTGTCTCTCTATCAGCCTGATATACCGGATACCGGGGCATCTGATCCGCTGGTCATGCATGCGCTGCTCCGTGCCACGAAGGAGGATGGGATCAGGCTTCCCCCAGCCTCCAGCCCCACCGATATACGCAGCAGTGACCATATCGCCGTGACTGTCGCCGTACTGATTGTCCGGAAAGCTGATGGGCAGGAAGCCGCTGCACGGGTGGCAACAGTTCAGCTGAATCCGGACAAAGGTATTGTGACGATGCTGGACTGGCGCCGGGTGCCACTATCCCGTGCTGCCGAACGGGTTGTTAAAGGGCGCTGA
- the gspG gene encoding type II secretion system major pseudopilin GspG, with amino-acid sequence MTAKRNRFTFVIAGIRFRLSPQSHIGQSHARSSMDAGFTLIEMLVVIAILGILVGLAAPAVLRQLGGARQSVARQAVQRIGSVLDLYRLDMGNYPSTSDGLGALVNRPATDADAWNGPYLKDRRLPQDPWNHPFLYRSPSAREEMPYDLCSRGEKNVPGDVPAPGMICNE; translated from the coding sequence ATGACAGCTAAACGCAATCGGTTTACATTCGTAATAGCTGGCATACGGTTTCGCCTGTCTCCTCAGAGCCATATCGGTCAATCTCATGCCCGTTCTTCTATGGATGCGGGTTTTACTCTGATCGAGATGCTTGTTGTCATCGCCATTCTGGGAATTCTGGTGGGGCTGGCTGCGCCGGCTGTGCTGCGCCAACTGGGGGGGGCTCGCCAGTCTGTGGCAAGGCAGGCCGTGCAACGGATTGGCTCAGTGCTCGATCTGTACCGGTTGGATATGGGTAATTATCCTTCGACATCTGACGGGCTGGGCGCTCTTGTGAACCGGCCGGCAACGGATGCCGATGCGTGGAATGGCCCCTATCTCAAGGATCGCAGATTGCCACAGGATCCCTGGAATCATCCATTCCTGTATCGGTCACCTTCAGCTCGGGAGGAAATGCCGTATGATCTGTGTTCTCGCGGTGAGAAGAATGTGCCGGGTGATGTGCCTGCGCCGGGCATGATCTGTAACGAATGA
- a CDS encoding lytic transglycosylase domain-containing protein, which yields MSIPYIACMASTASYYHLPPRVLPSIQAVEKGAVGVVHRNANGTEDLGLMQINTTWIDPIAHFTGLSVQATRVRLLMDPCFNIAAAGAILRNHLNASGGNMMMAIGNYHSRTPVHHFSYRRKVQNAASRLFIGP from the coding sequence GTGAGCATACCCTATATTGCCTGTATGGCATCGACTGCATCTTACTACCACCTTCCGCCCCGTGTGCTGCCATCAATTCAGGCGGTGGAAAAAGGGGCGGTCGGGGTTGTGCATCGCAACGCGAACGGAACAGAAGACCTTGGTCTGATGCAGATCAATACCACCTGGATAGACCCGATTGCCCATTTTACCGGTCTTTCCGTTCAGGCCACACGGGTCAGGCTGCTGATGGACCCCTGTTTCAATATCGCAGCGGCAGGAGCCATTCTGCGCAATCATCTGAATGCATCAGGCGGAAATATGATGATGGCCATCGGCAATTATCATTCCCGCACACCGGTGCATCATTTTTCATATCGCCGTAAAGTACAGAATGCGGCATCCCGGTTATTCATAGGCCCATGA